The Mytilus trossulus isolate FHL-02 chromosome 3, PNRI_Mtr1.1.1.hap1, whole genome shotgun sequence genome contains a region encoding:
- the LOC134710465 gene encoding uncharacterized protein LOC134710465, which produces MAKNRVAPIKTITLPKLELMGAVIGARLADHICKNFPETFSEIQFWSDSQIVLSWLSSVKPQRQFIKNRIEEIKSLCGDNVWRYCPTKDNPADLLTRGITSEELQQNEMWFSGPKWLNSKEDWPTWNGNNVTSSVCTTMLENEDKIETMENNQNVRIGIGEIIDIERYNSYRKLTRITAYVMRFATNCRATETEQKKDLLRSDEIENAKFLWIRYTQGKIFSDEINCIDNSTKRKTLVRQLKLFLDEKQLLRCGGRRIDNATVGETVKFPYLLPAKDRLTHLIVLEAHENTLHSGINITLAYIQQTFWIPKLRQCVKSILMKCVTCRKVIGKSYPAPEIPPLPKERVQDATPFSITGVDFTGALTTRNRHNEESKVYICLFTCAVTRAVHLELVYDLSGESFLLCFRRFVSRRSVPKIMMSDNALTFKAASNEISRLCNSRKVKENIQNYGIEWKFIPNRAPWFGGMWERMIGLTKISLKKVLGRAHVNNETLRTVLTEIEATLNDRPVTYISTDIRDPEPLTPSHLIHGRRITTLPYGSSKSAIDNLNICELTHTNLNNQAIRQRQLIENFWTRWKGEYLTSLREYHQRAGVDVRKIKEGDVVQIHDESKRVHWKLGVVQDTIKGKDGLVRVAMVRTKSGITNRPVTKLYPLEVNSMDCYLRRSERRN; this is translated from the coding sequence ATGGCAAAGAATCGAGTTGCGCCTATCAAGACTATAACTTTGCCAAAACTAGAGCTTATGGGGGCTGTTATTGGAGCAAGACTTGCTGATCATATCTGCAAAAACTTTCCAGAAACTTTCAGTGAAATACAATTTTGGAGTGATAGTCAAATCGTACTTAGTTGGCTTTCATCCGTAAAACCACAGagacaatttatcaaaaacagaattgaagaaattaaaagttTGTGTGGAGATAATGTATGGAGATACTGCCCTACGAAAGACAATCCCGCAGATCTACTTACACGTGGTATAACATCTGAAGAACTGCAACAGAATGAAATGTGGTTTAGTGGACCTAAATGGTTAAACAGCAAAGAAGATTGGCCGACATGGAACGGAAACAATGTAACGTCTAGTGTATGTACAACAATGTTGGAGAACGAGGACAAAATTGAAACTATGGAGAATAATCAAAATGTACGTATTGGTATAGGAGAAATCATAGATATCGAACGGTACAATTCTTATAGAAAACTAACCCGCATTACCGCATATGTAATGAGATTCGCAACGAACTGCAGAGCAACGGAAACTGAACAAAAGAAAGATTTGTTACGTAgtgatgaaattgaaaatgcaaAATTCCTATGGATAAGATATAcacaaggtaaaatatttagtgaCGAAATAAATTGTATAGATAATTCTACGAAACGCAAAACACTTGTGCGACAATTAAAGCTCTTTCTAGACGAAAAGCAATTATTACGATGTGGTGGCCGCCGAATAGACAATGCGACAGTAGGAGAAACAGTCAAGTTTCCATATCTGTTACCGGCAAAGGACCGTCTCACACATTTGATAGTGTTAGAAGCACATGAGAATACACTACATTCAGGAATAAATATCACTCTAGCATACATACAACAAACATTTTGGATTCCGAAATTAAGACAGTGCGTCAAATCTATATTGATGAAATGTGTAACGTGCCGAAAAGTAATCGGAAAATCTTATCCCGCACCAGAAATTCCACCATTACCAAAAGAGAGAGTTCAAGATGCCACACCCTTCAGCATAACCGGTGTAGACTTCACAGGTGCGCTAACGACAAGAAACAGACACAACGAAGAATCGAAGGTTTACATTTGCCTATTTACATGTGCTGTCACTCGAGCCGTACATTTGGAATTAGTTTACGATCTCAGCGGAGAatcttttttattgtgtttccGGAGATTTGTAAGTCGACGATCAGTGCCGAAAATAATGATGTCAGATAATGCGCTAACATTTAAAGCTGCTTCAAACGAAATTTCACGACTTTGCAATTCTagaaaagttaaagaaaatattcagaATTATGGCATTGAATGGAAGTTCATCCCAAATAGAGCTCCATGGTTCGGGGGCATGTGGGAAAGAATGATTGgcttaacaaaaatatcacTTAAGAAAGTATTAGGACGTGCACATGTCAACAATGAGACTCTAAGGACTGTATTAACAGAGATCGAAGCCACACTCAACGATCGACCAGTGACGTATATTTCAACAGATATCAGAGATCCGGAGCCGCTTACACCATCCCATCTTATACATGGACGAAGGATAACAACTTTACCGTATGGATCGTCAAAAAGTGCTATTGACAATCTAAATATTTGTGAATTAACACACACAAACTTGAACAATCAAGCGATACGACAGAGACAATTGATTGAGAACTTCTGGACAAGATGGAAAGGAGAATACCTTACTTCATTGCGAGAATATCACCAAAGAGCTGGAGTCGACGTTCGGAAGATCAAAGAAGGCGATGTTGTTCAGATACACGACGAATCAAAGCGCGTGCATTGGAAACTTGGAGTTGTGCAGGACACTATTAAAGGCAAGGACGGCTTAGTACGCGTCGCTATGGTgcgtaccaaatcaggaattaCAAATCGACCCGTGACGAAACTCTACCCATTAGAAGTCAACAGCATGGACTGTTATCTGAGACGAAGTGAACGAAGAAACTAA